A window of the Rhizobium brockwellii genome harbors these coding sequences:
- a CDS encoding SDR family NAD(P)-dependent oxidoreductase: MNMIDLKERIIVITGGARGIGYAIAERVIQSGGKVAIWDLNENMAKDSASALGSGTVAFSVNVADPVSVKNAAATTEEIFGRIDGLVNSAGITGPVKPTIEYDFGEWKDVVDVCLTGTFNCCRHVVPVMLKRDYGRIVNISSVAGKEGNPNIAAYSAAKAGVLGFTKSLGKELAKTGIAVNAVTPTTAKTPILDGLTSEFIEYMRVRIPRDRFVELHEIASMVVWLLSEENSFTTASAFDLSGGRTTY, encoded by the coding sequence ATGAACATGATCGACTTGAAGGAACGGATCATCGTGATCACAGGCGGTGCGCGCGGCATCGGCTACGCCATCGCAGAGCGCGTCATCCAGTCTGGTGGCAAGGTGGCCATCTGGGACCTGAACGAAAACATGGCGAAGGACAGCGCTTCCGCTCTCGGATCTGGCACGGTCGCTTTCAGCGTCAACGTCGCAGATCCTGTATCAGTGAAAAACGCGGCGGCGACGACCGAGGAGATTTTTGGCCGTATCGACGGCCTCGTCAATTCCGCCGGGATTACCGGCCCGGTAAAGCCCACGATCGAATACGACTTCGGTGAGTGGAAAGACGTCGTCGATGTCTGCCTCACCGGAACCTTCAATTGTTGCCGGCACGTCGTTCCGGTCATGTTAAAGCGCGACTACGGGCGGATCGTGAACATCTCCTCGGTTGCGGGCAAGGAAGGAAATCCGAACATCGCCGCCTACAGCGCAGCGAAAGCTGGTGTGCTGGGCTTCACCAAGTCGCTTGGCAAGGAACTCGCAAAGACGGGAATCGCGGTGAACGCGGTAACGCCGACCACAGCAAAGACACCTATATTGGACGGGCTGACATCCGAGTTTATCGAATATATGCGCGTCCGCATTCCGCGTGACCGTTTTGTTGAACTTCATGAGATCGCTTCGATGGTCGTCTGGCTGCTCTCCGAGGAGAACTCCTTCACGACCGCATCGGCGTTCGACCTGAGCGGCGGTCGTACGACCTACTGA
- a CDS encoding PhzF family phenazine biosynthesis protein has protein sequence MNSNLKELSFQQVDVFSSERMGGNPLAVVVDADDLDTSTMAKFANWTNLSETTFLLKPTVPDADYRVRIFTPHQELPFAGHPTLGSCHAWLTLGGKPKQPVVIQECEAGLIRIRRDDDILSFLAPDLIKTGHIDNDLMKRVMSGLSLSPEMIVDASWVDNGPGWMALLLKSRDDVLRVRPNYKSISGLRVGLIAPCLGDVDGVDFEVRAFTAAGYEDPVTGSLNAGLAKWLISANLAPPSYIAAQGTVLGRSGRVHVRLESEDVWVGGNVVTCINGKAIL, from the coding sequence ATGAACAGCAATCTTAAAGAGCTATCGTTTCAACAGGTTGATGTTTTTTCCTCGGAGCGAATGGGTGGAAATCCACTTGCGGTGGTAGTGGATGCGGACGATCTTGATACATCAACGATGGCCAAGTTTGCCAACTGGACCAATCTAAGCGAGACGACCTTCCTCCTAAAGCCGACGGTCCCGGATGCTGATTATCGCGTCAGAATTTTCACGCCACATCAGGAGCTACCCTTTGCCGGACACCCGACTTTGGGTAGCTGCCACGCATGGCTGACCTTGGGCGGAAAGCCAAAGCAGCCAGTTGTCATCCAGGAATGTGAGGCGGGTTTGATCCGGATCAGAAGAGACGACGATATCCTCTCATTTCTGGCTCCAGATTTGATCAAGACTGGACATATCGATAACGATCTAATGAAACGAGTTATGAGCGGTCTAAGTCTGTCACCTGAGATGATAGTCGATGCGAGTTGGGTAGACAACGGTCCCGGTTGGATGGCCTTGCTCCTGAAAAGCAGAGACGATGTCCTACGTGTCCGTCCGAACTACAAGAGTATTTCCGGACTAAGGGTAGGCCTGATTGCACCATGTTTGGGGGACGTCGATGGCGTGGATTTCGAGGTCCGCGCCTTCACCGCCGCTGGTTACGAAGACCCAGTCACTGGTAGCCTAAATGCGGGTTTGGCAAAATGGCTCATTTCCGCAAATCTCGCTCCGCCTTCATACATCGCTGCGCAAGGGACGGTCTTGGGCAGGTCAGGGCGGGTACATGTCCGGCTCGAATCCGAAGATGTTTGGGTTGGCGGCAATGTCGTTACCTGCATAAACGGAAAAGCTATCCTCTAA
- the bluB gene encoding 5,6-dimethylbenzimidazole synthase, with protein MRPFDEDALSAASGFSLAEREAVYHAIMTRRDVRSQFLPDPLPDDLVRRLLTAAHHAPSVGFMQPWNFILVKSATVRARVRDAFARANEEAALMFEGERRRAYRSLKLEGIVEAPLGICVTCDPTRSGSVVLGRTHNPRMDSYSTVCAIQNLWLAARAEGVGIGWVSIFHEGDLKSILGIPQHIEVVAWLCAGFVDRLYDEPELSVKGWRQRLPLDELVFHDGWGLNT; from the coding sequence ATGCGACCCTTTGATGAGGATGCCCTTTCGGCGGCGTCCGGTTTTTCCTTGGCCGAACGCGAGGCCGTCTATCACGCGATCATGACGCGGCGCGACGTTCGCAGCCAGTTCCTGCCCGATCCCTTGCCGGATGACCTTGTGCGGCGGCTGCTGACGGCGGCCCATCATGCACCCTCCGTGGGCTTCATGCAGCCGTGGAATTTCATTCTGGTGAAAAGCGCAACCGTGCGGGCGCGCGTCCGGGATGCTTTTGCGAGGGCCAACGAGGAGGCGGCGCTGATGTTCGAAGGCGAACGGCGGCGGGCCTACCGCTCGCTCAAGCTCGAAGGCATCGTCGAGGCGCCGCTCGGCATATGCGTGACCTGCGATCCTACTCGCAGCGGCAGCGTGGTACTGGGGCGCACGCACAATCCCAGGATGGATAGCTATTCCACTGTCTGCGCCATCCAGAATCTCTGGCTTGCGGCGCGGGCGGAAGGGGTCGGCATCGGCTGGGTCAGCATCTTTCATGAAGGCGACCTGAAGAGCATTCTCGGCATACCCCAGCATATCGAGGTGGTCGCCTGGCTCTGTGCCGGTTTCGTCGACCGGCTCTATGACGAGCCGGAACTCTCCGTCAAAGGTTGGCGGCAGCGGCTGCCGCTCGATGAACTCGTCTTTCATGATGGATGGGGACTGAACACCTAG
- a CDS encoding MFS transporter encodes MILAVALFMEQMDSTVIATSLPAIAADIGTSPIALKLAVTSYLVALAIFIPISGWMSDRFGARNIFRMAIVVFMIGSIACAFSNSITAFVISRLIQGAGGSMMTPVSRLLLVRGTPRHELVDAMAWLTIPALIGPIMGPPIGGFLTTYLTWHWIFWINVPIGVLGIILVTRFLPAVEPRSPRPMDFPGFFLCGIGFSGFVFGLSVISLPAVPVIYGYVTVTIGVLAGLLYLLHARRVPYPLLDPKMFRYPMFRAAILGASNFRMGLGALPFLMPLMLQLGFGLTPLQSGSVTFVSALGSMGSKFAASRTFNAFGFRTVISLTTLLAAIFLGINGLFTAETPLFLIMACLLIGGLFRSMAFSGVNAMAFGDVDDADSSQATAINAVAQRISMAMGVAIAGGILEISSSFHDGKLLVSDFHIAFFSVSAISALACITFLRLPHDAGAELTARGRKRRHAEPEEAVAENSS; translated from the coding sequence ATGATCCTTGCGGTCGCCCTGTTCATGGAACAGATGGATTCGACCGTGATCGCCACCAGCCTGCCGGCGATCGCCGCCGATATCGGCACCTCGCCGATCGCGCTGAAGCTCGCCGTCACCAGCTATCTCGTGGCGCTGGCGATCTTCATTCCGATCAGCGGCTGGATGTCCGATCGGTTCGGCGCGCGTAACATTTTCCGCATGGCGATCGTCGTTTTCATGATCGGCTCGATCGCCTGCGCCTTTTCCAACTCGATCACGGCCTTCGTCATCTCACGCCTGATCCAGGGCGCTGGCGGCTCGATGATGACGCCGGTCAGCCGCTTGCTGCTGGTCCGGGGAACGCCGCGTCACGAACTCGTCGATGCCATGGCCTGGCTTACCATTCCAGCTTTGATCGGTCCGATCATGGGTCCGCCGATCGGCGGCTTCCTCACCACCTACCTCACCTGGCACTGGATCTTCTGGATCAACGTCCCGATCGGCGTGCTCGGTATCATCCTCGTCACCCGTTTCCTGCCGGCGGTCGAGCCGCGCAGCCCGCGGCCGATGGATTTCCCCGGCTTCTTCCTTTGCGGCATCGGCTTCTCCGGCTTCGTCTTCGGCCTGTCGGTGATCAGCCTGCCGGCCGTGCCCGTTATCTACGGTTATGTCACGGTTACGATCGGCGTCCTTGCCGGCCTCCTCTACCTCCTGCATGCCCGCCGCGTGCCCTATCCGCTTCTCGATCCGAAGATGTTCCGTTACCCGATGTTCCGGGCGGCAATCCTCGGCGCCTCGAATTTCCGCATGGGACTTGGCGCCCTGCCTTTCCTGATGCCGCTGATGCTCCAGCTCGGCTTCGGCCTGACGCCGCTGCAATCGGGCTCGGTCACCTTCGTCAGCGCGCTCGGCTCCATGGGCTCGAAATTCGCCGCCTCGCGCACATTCAATGCTTTCGGCTTCCGCACGGTGATCTCGCTCACCACCTTGCTGGCGGCGATCTTCCTCGGCATCAACGGCCTGTTCACCGCCGAAACGCCGCTGTTCCTGATCATGGCCTGCCTGCTGATCGGCGGTCTGTTCCGCTCCATGGCTTTCTCGGGCGTCAACGCCATGGCCTTCGGCGACGTCGATGATGCCGACAGCAGCCAGGCAACCGCGATCAATGCCGTTGCCCAGCGTATCTCCATGGCGATGGGTGTGGCGATCGCCGGCGGCATCCTCGAAATTTCCAGTAGCTTCCACGACGGCAAGCTGCTGGTCTCGGATTTCCACATCGCCTTCTTCAGCGTCTCGGCGATTTCGGCGCTGGCCTGCATCACCTTCCTGCGCCTGCCGCACGATGCCGGCGCGGAACTGACGGCGCGCGGCCGCAAGCGCCGGCACGCCGAGCCCGAAGAGGCCGTGGCGGAAAATAGCTCCTAG